A DNA window from Phyllostomus discolor isolate MPI-MPIP mPhyDis1 chromosome X, mPhyDis1.pri.v3, whole genome shotgun sequence contains the following coding sequences:
- the LOC114505488 gene encoding zinc finger protein 449-like: MATAFSNAVQASLNLGSMFVEYDNDTEVFRQRFRQFQYKEAAGPREVFNKLRELCDEWLKPKMRSKEQMVDLLVLEQYLKIMPPEVETSVKDQCPAATESFVSLLEGLETELETPEPQIDRQEMLLEDPAAVGMAHVVPDIYLETLPPQAMGPVPETPVAEAQIPQAGLQELSNGATWEGQAFWDPETCVDSKLPFFPSLLWPAYSVLKPDPIEPWMKELQDCMEEEQFQWLDFKIDGNALLGPSLPEDFEQPRSPLGNPAEQLPREHTLPVYDENPFPEERADVSNQEEPLSPRAHEQNHAQKSPHQCLHCGKEFVSNKVLNGHLKIHAGDLPHECLECGKRFLRKSNLERHLRVHRREAPYKCNGCEKQFSQLSHFTEHQKTSSGQEVYICPECRERFCNRKGFVNHLKIHTNGKPFKCHSCGKTFNRQRDLRVHYMTHTEERPFMCEYCGKNYRHKSSLVFHLRNHSGEKP; encoded by the exons ATGGCTACTGCCTTCAGTAATGCAGTCCAGGCCTCCTTGAATCTAGGCTCCATGTTTGTAGAGTATGATAATGACACTGAAGTCTTCCGTCAGCGCTTCAGGCAGTTCCAGTACAAAGAAGCAGCAGGGCCTCGTGAAGTTTTCAACAAACTCCGGGAGCTTTGCGATGAGTGGCTGAAGCCAAAGATGCGTTCTAAGGAACAAATGGTGGACCTTCTAGTTTTGGAGCAATACCTGAAAATTATGCCTCCTGAGGTAGAGACCTCAGTGAAAGATCAATGCCCAGCGGCTACAGAAAGTTTTGTGTCACTATTAGAAGGATTAGAGACCGAACTGGAGACACCAGAGCCACAG ATCGATAGGCAGGAGATGCTCTTGGAAGACCCAGCAGCAGTTGGAATGGCACACGTGGTACCAGACATCTACCTGGAGACACTCCCACCCCAAGCAATGGGACCTGTCCCTGAGACCCCAGTAGCAGAGGCGCAGATCCCacaggcagggctgcaggagctgAGCAATGGTGCCACTTGGGAAGGCCAGGCCTTTTGGGACCCTG AAACCTGTGTTGACTCAAAACTACCCTTCTTCCCATCTCTCCTATGGCCAGCATATTCAGTGCTAAAGCCTGACCCCATAGAGCCCTGGATGAAGGAACTACAGGACTGCATGGAAGAGGAACAATTTCAATGGCTTGACTTCAAGATAG atggAAATGCACTTCTTGGTCCCAGTTTACCAGAAGACTTCGAACAGCCAAGAAGTCCGCTGGGAAATCCTGCAGAGCAGCTACCCAGAGAGCACACATTGCCTGTCTACGATGAGAACCCCTTTCCAGAAGAAAGAGCTGATGTATCCAACCAGGAAGAACCTCTCAGCCCCAGAGCCCATGAGCAAAACCATGCCCAAAAGAGCCCACACCAGTGTCTTCACTGTGGGAAAGAATTTGTTTCCAATAAGGTACTTAATGGGCACCTGAAAATTCATGCAGGAGATCTCCCTCATGAGTGCCTTGAATGTGGGAAAAGATTCCTTCGTAAGTCCAACCTAGAAAGGCATCTTCGAGTTCACAGAAGGGAGGCACCCTATAAATGCAATGGGTGTGAGAAGCAATTCAGTCAGTTATCACACTTCACAGAACACCAGAAAACCTCTTCTGGTCAAGAAGTATACATTTGCCCTGAGTGTAGGGAGCGTTTTTGCAATAGAAAAGGTTTTGTAAATCACCTAAAAATCCACACAAATGGAAAACCTTTTAAATGTCACAGTTGTGGAAAAACATTTAATCGACAAAGAGACCTTAGAGTGCACTACATGACGCACACTGAAGAGAGACCATTTATGTGTGAGTATTGTGGGAAAAACTATAGACATAAATCAAGCCttgtttttcatttaagaaaCCATTCGGGGGAGAAGCCATAG